Proteins from a genomic interval of Oncorhynchus kisutch isolate 150728-3 linkage group LG28, Okis_V2, whole genome shotgun sequence:
- the LOC116358132 gene encoding uncharacterized protein LOC116358132 — MESYCDNDVVILREGCLRFREEVIKDAGIDPWSCTTIASACMKTYRTHYLTPESIAIPSPDNYRRQFKAYSSGSIQWLEYLAQDKDIFIQHALNRGEKAFGPYHVDGYTQIDGVETVYEYNGCFFHGCKLCFVPHTLCVLTQKTFGEMYQEFQDKLNSLKATYGLKVVVLWEHEWTALKKADPSVKAFLTHYDPPEPLEPRQALFGGRTNALTLRYVAQPDETIGYVDFTSLYPHVMSSSFYPIGHPEIIHSDFDEPQNYFGLIKATVYPPRGLFIPVLPYKGPKGKLFFPLCRTCCENPNQENPCDHTDQERALTGVWVTVEFSKALEKGYRVAKIFEVWNFSRKSDTLFKEYIKTFLRCKQMASGYPASVTDQESKDQYIQDYHDREGILLDPDRIEVNKTKRNVSKLYLNSLWGKLAQRCNMLTTSIIKDPEEFLEFVFSDQYEISHFSFLSQDIALVQWRRHQKWVLPPGNVNVFLAAFTTAYGRLELYTLMEQLQRRVLYHDTDSVVYVSKPGDWTPPLSNYLGGLTSELEEGDHITEWSSCGPKSYAFRTKANHVVLKAKGVTQNYENAPRVNLESITRLVEGFVKDKNSDLEILSSYNKIVRDKKGFHLRNAPLTKRFRVVYDKRQLLPDGTTLPFGY, encoded by the coding sequence atggaatcatactgtgacaatgacgttgttatacttcgtgaaggatgcctcagattcagagaagaggtaatcaaagatgcgggcattgacccctggagctgtacaactattgcatcagcgtgcatgaaaacctatcgtacacactatctaactcctgaatctatagctatcccatcgccagacaactaccgacgccaattcaaggcctactctagtggttccattcaatggttggagtacttggcccaggataaagatatttttatccaacatgctttgaatcggggggagaaggcttttgggccttaccatgtagatggatacacacagattgacggggttgagacagtgtatgagtacaacggttgtttcttccacggttgtaaattatgctttgtcccccacaccttgtgtgtcctaacccaaaagacttttggggaaatgtaccaagagtttcaagacaaactgaattctttaaaggctacttacgggttaaaagttgtggttttgtgggagcacgaatggacagccctcaaaaaggcagatcctagtgttaaggccttccttacccattatgaccctccagagcccctggaaccgcgacaggccttgtttggaggccggaccaatgctttgacattgcgttatgtagctcaacccgacgagacaataggctatgtagattttacatccctatatcctcatgtaatgagttcctcattctatcctatagggcatcctgaaattattcacagcgactttgacgaaccccaaaattattttggtttaatcaaagcgactgtctaccctcctagggggctgtttatacctgtgttgccttacaagggtcctaaaggaaaacttttctttcccctttgtcgcacatgctgtgaaaaccccaaccaggaaaacccctgtgatcacacagatcaagaaagagccctgaccggtgtatgggtcactgtagaattctctaaggctttagagaaggggtatcgtgtggccaaaatctttgaagtgtggaacttttccaggaaatcagacacactttttaaagagtacatcaaaaccttcttgagatgcaagcagatggcttcaggctatcctgcatcggtcacagatcaagaaagtaaagaccagtacattcaagactaccatgacagagaaggcatacttcttgaccctgacagaatagaggtcaacaaaaccaaaagaaatgtgtcgaaattgtacttgaactccctttgggggaaattagcgcagagatgcaatatgctaacaacttcgatcattaaagaccccgaagaatttttggaatttgttttttcggaccaatacgaaatttcacatttttccttcttgagtcaagacattgccttggtgcaatggaggcgccaccaaaagtgggttctacccccgggtaatgtaaatgtgtttcttgcagcatttaccacagcctatggccgccttgaactgtacaccctcatggaacagcttcagaggcgggttctttaccacgacacagactctgtggtctatgtaagcaaaccgggggattggacccccccacttagcaactatcttgggggtttaacgagtgaactcgaagagggtgaccatattacagaatggtcctcatgtggtccaaaaagctatgcttttaggactaaagccaatcacgtggtgttgaaagccaaaggcgtgactcaaaactatgaaaatgcaccgcgtgtaaacttggaatcaatcacgcgcttggtcgaggggttcgtaaaggacaagaatagtgacttggagattttgagctcctacaacaaaatagtgagggataaaaaggggttccatctaagaaacgcaccactcactaaaagattcagggtagtctatgacaagagacagctattgcctgacggtaccacattgccctttggctactga
- the LOC116358159 gene encoding protocadherin beta-16-like, translating to MEYKRGSILRRGRWTTFVFLLLTVHQCVGDIRYSIAEEIQRGSVVGRFSQDLGIDVKTLSTRRPRIEFEGSTRYCDINQKTGDLIVNERMDREELCGQRPSCVLHFDFFLENPLELHRVTLEIQDVNDNFPTFPNEVIKLEIGESANKGERFSIDEALDTDTGVNSVQGYTLSANEHFTLSVHTSADTGKYAEIVLEHELDREKQDELSLILTAYDGGKPQKSGTVVIQVRVLDANDNVPVFTQSIYKVSVPENAPLGTAVVTVSASDADEGANGQVTYEFSHISIKTKNTFSIDPRSGEIKIKSMIDFEDTSSFELRVKAKDGAGQAASCKVIVDVADINDNAPVILIKSFKSPLPENSPAGTEVAFIYVQDRDSESNGKVRCSIEQNTYFKLSPSIKKHLSLITAVELDRETQSEYNITLIATDEGHPPLSSFQTITLIVSDVNDNQPMFDKQSYNAYVTENNKPGSSMCSVTSSDPDWRQNGTVAYSLLPSEVNGAPVSSFLSINGDTGVIHAVRPFDYEQFRSFKVHVVARDNGYPPLSSNVTVSVFITDENDNTPQILYPAPAGNSLMTEMVPKVALAGSLVSKVIAVDADSGQNAWLSYHIVKSTDPGLFTVGLHSGEIRAQRDISESDSMKQNLVISVKDNGQPSLSTTCDVYLLISDNLAEVPELKDMTYEDSSKLTSYLIIGLVSVSTFFLTFIILILAVRFCRSRKPRMLFDGAVAIPSAYFPPNYAEVDGAGTLRSSYNYDAYLTTGSRTSDFKFVRSYNDSTLPADQTLTRCPDTLLEGSITTLNTAGEANEMF from the exons ATGGAATATAAAAGAGGTTCCATATTGAGGCGAGGGCGATGGACCACCTTTGTCTTCCTATTATTGACCGTCCATCAGTGTGTCGGGGATATTCGCTATTCCATTGCAGAAGAAATTCAACGAGGTTCTGTGGTTGGGAGATTTTCTCAGGATTTGGGCATCGATGTAAAAACACTGTCCACCAGAAGACCAAGGATCGAATTCGAAGGTAGTACACGATACTGCGACATTAACCAGAAGACTGGAGATTTGATTGTGAACGAGCGGATGGACAGAGAGGAGCTGTGCGGACAAAGGCCGTCGTGTGTTTTGCATTTTGACTTCTTTTTGGAAAACCCTTTAGAGTTGCACCGTGTCACACTTGAAATCCAAGATGTTAACGACAATTTCCCAACATTTCCCAATGAAGTAATCAAATTAGAGATCGGAGAATCGGCCAATAAAGGAGAGCGATTTTCCATTGATGAGGCCCTCGACACAGATACGGGAGTCAATTCAGTTCAGGGTTATACTCTATCGGCAAATGAACATTTCACCTTGTCTGTTCACACAAGTGCTGATACGGGTAAATATGCAGAGATCGTACTAGAGCATGAACTAGACCGCGAAAAACAGGACGAACTATCACTTATTCTGACAGCTTATGATGGCGGAAAGCCACAGAAATCTGGCACAGTGGTTATACAGGTCCGGGTACTAGATGCTAATGATAATGTCCCTGTATTTACGCAGTCTATTTATAAGGTGAGTGTGCCTGAAAACGCTCCATTGGGTACTGCCGTGGTCACTGTCAGTGCCAGCGATGCAGATGAAGGGGCGAATGGACAGGTTACATATGAATTTAGTCATATTTCTATCAAAACAAAAAATACTTTCTCTATTGATCCAAGAAGTGGAGAGATTAAAATAAAATCAATGATAGATTTTGAAGATACGTCTTCATTTGAACTGCGAGTTAAAGCTAAAGATGGAGCAGGTCAGGCTGCTTCATGTAAAGTTATTGTCGACGTCGCTGATATTAATGACAACGCCCCAGTCATACTTATTAAGTCATTCAAATCACCATTGCCAGAAAACTCACCAGCCGGTACAGAGGTCGCCTTCATTTATGTACAGGACAGAGATTCTGAGTCCAATGGCAAAGTAAGATGTTCTATTGAGCAGAACACATACTTCAAATTGTCCCCGTCAATCAAAAAACACCTTTCCCTAATAACTGCTGTGGAATTGGATCGTGAGACACAGTCCGAATACAACATCACTCTTATTGCAACCGATGAAGGACATCCTCCGCTGTCATCATTTCAAACTATTACGTTAATTGTTTCGGATGTGAATGACAACCAACCTATGTTTGACAAACAATCCTACAACGCCTACGTGACTGAAAATAACAAGCCAGGCTCCTCTATGTGTTCTGTTACCTCCAGTGACCCAGACTGGAGACAGAACGGCACGGTGGCCTATTCTCTATTGCCCAGTGAGGTCAACGGTGCTCCGGTGTCCTCATTTTTATCCATTAACGGAGACACAGGGGTGATCCACGCAGTGAGACCATTTGATTATGAGCAGTTTAGGAGCTTCAAAGTCCACGTTGTAGCCAGAGACAATGGTTATCCTCCACTCAGCAGTAACGTGACTGTGAGTGTCTTCATAACAGATGAGAATGATAACACTCCCCAGATATTATACCCTGCTCCAGCAGGGAACTCCTTGATGACTGAGATGGTCCCCAAAGTTGCTCTGGCGGGGTCACTGGTTTCCAAGGTGATAGCTGTGGATGCTGACTCTGGACAGAACGCGTGGCTTTCATATCACATCGTGAAATCGACTGATCCGGGACTTTTCACTGTTGGTCTCCACAGCGGAGAGATCAGGGCACAACGGGACATTTCTGAATCTGACAGTATGAAGCAAAACCTTGTTATATCAGTGAAAGATAAcggacagccctctctctctacaacgTGTGATGTATATTTACTCATATCAGATAACTTGGCTGAAGTTCCAGAACTGAAAGACATGACTTATGAGGATAGTTCCAAACTAACTTCCTATTTGATCATTGGTCTAGTCTCTGTCTCCACCTTTTTCCTGACTTTCATTATTCTCATCCTGGCCGTGAGGTTCTGCCGCAGTAGAAAGCCTAGAATGTTGTTTGATGGAGCAGTCGCCATTCCCAGCGCGTATTTCCCTCCCAACTATGCAGAGGTGGATGGAGCTGGAACTCTGCGCAGTTCTTATAACTATGACGCATACCTGACGACGGGCTCACGCACCAGTGACTTCAAGTTTGTCAGATCTTACAATGACAGCACGCTGCCTGCTGATCAGACACTAACAAGATGCCCAGATACATTATTAGAAGGGAGTATCACCACGCTCAACACTGCAGGAGAGGCGAATGAG ATGTTCTAA